From the Luteolibacter arcticus genome, one window contains:
- a CDS encoding succinate dehydrogenase/fumarate reductase iron-sulfur subunit, protein MPIMNLTLKVWRQNGPNDNGRIETYPANNIPEEASFLEMLDIVNEKIVMDGGEPIHFDHDCREGICGMCSLTINGVPHGKEGGITTCQVHMRKFRDGDTIWIEPFRAKAFPIIRDLIVDRTAMDRIIAAGGYIDIRTGSAVDANAIPIAKADADTAFDAAACIGCGACVAACKNASAMLFVSAKVSHLGHLPQGQPERQKRVLAMVRQMDAEGFGNCTNQYECEAACPKEISVDHIALMNRDYAKAVLMEQFCS, encoded by the coding sequence ATCCCGATCATGAACCTCACGCTGAAGGTCTGGCGCCAGAACGGTCCGAACGACAACGGCCGCATCGAAACCTACCCCGCCAACAACATCCCCGAGGAAGCCTCGTTCTTGGAGATGCTCGACATCGTGAACGAGAAGATCGTCATGGATGGCGGGGAGCCGATCCACTTCGATCACGACTGCCGCGAAGGCATCTGCGGGATGTGCTCGCTGACAATCAACGGCGTGCCCCACGGCAAGGAAGGCGGCATCACCACCTGCCAGGTTCACATGCGGAAATTCCGCGACGGCGACACCATCTGGATCGAGCCGTTCCGTGCGAAGGCTTTCCCGATTATCCGCGACCTGATCGTGGACCGCACCGCCATGGACCGCATCATCGCGGCCGGCGGCTACATCGACATCCGCACCGGCTCGGCAGTGGATGCAAATGCGATCCCCATCGCGAAGGCTGACGCCGACACCGCCTTCGACGCCGCCGCCTGCATCGGCTGCGGGGCCTGCGTGGCCGCGTGCAAGAACGCCAGCGCCATGCTTTTCGTGTCCGCCAAGGTTTCCCACCTCGGCCACCTCCCGCAGGGCCAACCGGAGCGCCAGAAGCGCGTGCTCGCCATGGTCCGGCAGATGGATGCCGAAGGCTTCGGCAACTGCACCAACCAGTATGAGTGCGAGGCCGCGTGCCCGAAGGAAATCAGCGTCGACCACATCGCGCTGATGAACCGGGACTATGCCAAGGCGGTCCTGATGGAACAGTTCTGTTCGTGA
- the rsmD gene encoding 16S rRNA (guanine(966)-N(2))-methyltransferase RsmD has product MRIIAGKAGRLAIKVPKAVARPTTDFVRQAVFSILGPRVEDAVVLDLFAGSGAIGLEALSRGAASCVFVDEHRQAEMVIRENLAKARLEGGRVVRADVHAWVSRDIGRYDLIFADPPYAKTSLDRDHLKELLAKPGLLERLAEGGLMVAECSTSTKSPEGPGWVLSERREYGSSAILLYAAA; this is encoded by the coding sequence GTGCGCATCATCGCTGGAAAAGCAGGACGGCTCGCCATCAAGGTTCCAAAGGCCGTGGCGAGGCCGACGACCGACTTCGTGCGGCAGGCGGTCTTTTCGATCCTGGGCCCGCGGGTCGAGGATGCGGTGGTGTTGGATCTGTTTGCCGGCTCCGGCGCGATCGGCCTTGAAGCTCTCAGTCGCGGGGCGGCATCGTGCGTCTTCGTCGATGAGCATCGTCAGGCGGAAATGGTGATCCGCGAGAACCTCGCCAAAGCCAGGCTGGAGGGCGGGCGGGTGGTCCGCGCCGATGTGCATGCCTGGGTTTCGCGCGACATCGGCCGCTATGATTTGATTTTCGCCGATCCGCCCTATGCAAAGACGTCTCTTGATCGCGATCACCTGAAGGAGCTGCTGGCGAAGCCCGGGCTTTTGGAAAGGCTCGCTGAGGGCGGGTTGATGGTGGCCGAGTGCTCGACCTCGACCAAGAGTCCGGAAGGGCCGGGGTGGGTGTTGAGTGAGCGCCGAGAGTATGGGAGTAGCGCGATCCTGCTCTACGCTGCGGCGTAG
- the preA gene encoding NAD-dependent dihydropyrimidine dehydrogenase subunit PreA has translation MASLETTVDGLKLANPFIIGSGPPGTNVKVIKRAFKEGWGAVIAKTVSLDASKVVNVGPRYAKLMAGDGKEVIGWENIELISDRKFEIWLDEFKEAKDACPDGVLIASIMEEYNKDAWCEIVGRCQDAGVDGFELNFSCPHGLPERKMGAAMGQDPAILEEVCGWVMGAAKIPVWAKMTPNVTHIEEPTAAALRAGCHGVSAINTIRSVMGVNLDTLRPEPTVEGYTTPGGYSSKAVKPIALRMVMEIAQLIKKDFPGRSLSGLGGIETGADAAQFILLGSDTVQVCTGVMKFGYGMVTELCEGLLAFMEGKGFETLADFKGLSLPYFTTHAELVRMQLARKAEEAAAKERAGMVKSDAEWDGDDFVKQSDALARKASS, from the coding sequence ATGGCTTCCCTTGAAACGACCGTCGATGGACTGAAACTCGCCAATCCTTTCATCATCGGCTCCGGCCCTCCGGGAACCAACGTCAAGGTCATCAAGCGGGCTTTCAAGGAAGGCTGGGGCGCGGTCATCGCCAAGACCGTCAGCCTGGACGCCTCCAAAGTGGTCAACGTCGGCCCCCGCTACGCGAAGCTGATGGCGGGCGATGGCAAGGAGGTGATCGGGTGGGAAAACATCGAGCTGATCAGCGACCGCAAGTTCGAGATCTGGCTGGATGAGTTCAAGGAGGCCAAGGACGCGTGCCCGGATGGCGTCCTCATTGCCTCGATCATGGAGGAATACAACAAGGACGCGTGGTGCGAGATCGTCGGGCGCTGCCAGGACGCCGGCGTGGACGGCTTCGAGCTGAATTTCTCCTGCCCGCACGGCTTGCCCGAGCGGAAGATGGGAGCCGCCATGGGCCAGGATCCGGCGATTCTGGAAGAAGTCTGTGGTTGGGTGATGGGTGCCGCGAAAATTCCCGTGTGGGCGAAGATGACGCCGAATGTGACCCACATCGAGGAGCCGACGGCCGCCGCGCTTCGCGCCGGATGCCACGGGGTTTCCGCGATCAACACGATCCGCAGCGTGATGGGGGTGAATCTCGACACCCTCCGGCCGGAGCCGACCGTCGAGGGCTACACCACGCCCGGCGGCTACTCGTCGAAGGCGGTCAAGCCGATCGCCCTGCGGATGGTCATGGAGATCGCGCAGCTCATTAAGAAGGATTTCCCCGGCCGCTCCCTGTCGGGCCTCGGCGGAATCGAGACCGGGGCGGATGCCGCCCAGTTCATCCTTCTGGGCAGCGACACCGTGCAGGTTTGCACGGGTGTGATGAAATTCGGCTACGGGATGGTAACGGAGCTCTGCGAGGGCCTGCTCGCCTTCATGGAAGGGAAGGGTTTCGAGACGCTGGCCGACTTCAAGGGCCTCAGCTTGCCGTATTTCACGACCCACGCCGAACTCGTCCGGATGCAGCTCGCCCGCAAGGCCGAGGAGGCGGCAGCCAAGGAACGTGCCGGGATGGTAAAGAGCGACGCCGAGTGGGATGGGGACGACTTCGTGAAGCAATCCGACGCGCTCGCTCGGAAGGCCTCATCATAG
- a CDS encoding PIN domain-containing protein: protein MHLLDTDTCIRLVRGDAEVLAKLRGHRRDEVQVSILTVYELEVGLQKATLEVTKKRKAVESLLELCGVAPFGNAEAIEAAKVRAEQEKAGTPIGSIDYLIAGIARANRWTLVAGNLDEFRRVEGLKVEKW, encoded by the coding sequence ATGCACTTGCTCGACACAGACACGTGCATCCGTCTGGTCCGTGGGGATGCGGAGGTTTTGGCGAAGCTCCGCGGGCATCGCCGGGACGAAGTGCAGGTTTCGATCCTGACTGTCTATGAATTGGAGGTGGGGCTGCAGAAAGCGACCCTAGAGGTGACGAAGAAGCGGAAAGCGGTGGAGAGCCTGTTGGAGCTTTGCGGGGTGGCCCCGTTTGGGAATGCTGAAGCGATCGAAGCCGCTAAGGTCCGGGCGGAGCAGGAGAAAGCGGGTACGCCGATCGGCTCCATCGACTATTTAATCGCGGGGATTGCCCGGGCAAATCGCTGGACCTTGGTGGCGGGGAACTTGGATGAGTTTCGCCGGGTTGAGGGGCTCAAGGTGGAGAAGTGGTAA
- the eno gene encoding phosphopyruvate hydratase gives MEHTTIVEIRGREVIDSRGNPTVEADVILECGVVGRAAVPSGASTGEHEACELRDGDKSRYLGKGVLNAVENLNGKLAPALCGMLSTDQASIDAAMLAIDGTKNKSSIGANAILAVSMAVAKAAAQATGLPLYKYLGGPNAKVLPVPMMNIINGGAHSDAPIDFQEFMIMPIGAPTFREGLRYGAEIFHSLKKVLHDRGLSTAVGDEGGFAPNLASADDALSVIAQAVEKAGYKLGEDIAIALDVAASEFWDAKQNAYVFKKSDKSVKSAEEIVAYYAGLQAKYPIISIEDGCAENDWAGWKILTDKLGATTQLVGDDLFVTNVEFLSKGIATGTANSILVKVNQIGTLTETFDAVEMAKENGYTAVLSHRSGETEDNTIADIAVATNCGQIKTGSMSRSDRIAKYNQLLRIEEELGNDAIYGVGKIKVLR, from the coding sequence ATGGAACATACCACCATCGTTGAAATCCGCGGCCGCGAGGTCATCGACTCCCGCGGCAATCCAACCGTCGAAGCCGACGTCATCCTCGAATGCGGCGTCGTCGGCCGCGCCGCCGTGCCCAGCGGTGCCTCGACCGGCGAACACGAAGCCTGCGAACTCCGCGACGGCGACAAATCCCGCTACCTCGGCAAGGGCGTGCTCAATGCCGTCGAGAACCTCAATGGCAAGCTGGCTCCCGCGCTCTGCGGCATGCTTTCCACCGACCAAGCCTCGATCGACGCCGCCATGCTCGCGATCGACGGCACCAAGAACAAGTCGTCCATTGGCGCCAATGCCATCCTCGCCGTCTCGATGGCCGTGGCCAAGGCCGCTGCCCAAGCGACCGGCCTGCCGCTCTACAAGTACCTCGGCGGCCCGAACGCGAAGGTCCTGCCCGTGCCGATGATGAACATCATCAACGGCGGCGCGCACTCCGACGCCCCGATCGACTTCCAGGAATTCATGATCATGCCGATCGGCGCGCCGACCTTCCGCGAAGGACTGCGCTACGGGGCGGAAATCTTCCACTCGCTGAAGAAGGTGCTGCACGACCGCGGCCTTTCCACCGCCGTCGGTGACGAAGGTGGCTTCGCCCCGAACCTTGCTTCGGCTGACGACGCACTCAGCGTCATCGCCCAAGCCGTGGAAAAAGCCGGCTACAAGCTCGGCGAGGACATCGCTATCGCGCTCGACGTCGCCGCTTCCGAGTTCTGGGATGCCAAGCAGAACGCCTACGTCTTCAAGAAGTCCGACAAGTCGGTGAAGAGCGCCGAGGAGATCGTCGCCTACTACGCCGGCCTGCAGGCCAAGTACCCGATCATCTCGATCGAAGACGGCTGCGCAGAGAACGACTGGGCTGGCTGGAAGATCCTCACCGACAAGCTTGGTGCGACCACTCAGCTCGTCGGCGACGACCTCTTCGTCACCAACGTCGAGTTCCTCTCGAAGGGCATCGCCACCGGTACCGCCAACTCGATCCTCGTGAAGGTGAACCAGATCGGCACGCTGACTGAGACCTTCGACGCCGTGGAAATGGCCAAGGAAAACGGCTACACCGCCGTGCTTTCGCACCGCTCGGGCGAGACCGAGGACAACACCATCGCCGACATCGCCGTCGCAACCAACTGCGGCCAGATCAAGACCGGCTCGATGAGCCGCTCCGACCGTATCGCGAAGTACAACCAGCTCCTCCGCATCGAGGAAGAGTTGGGCAATGACGCCATCTACGGCGTCGGCAAGATCAAGGTCCTGCGCTAA
- the zwf gene encoding glucose-6-phosphate dehydrogenase codes for MTNPFREDLVSRSRPEPCTVVIFGATGDLTHRKLVPAIYNLVIDGELPPGVKILGFARREKSDEEFRKGLEELNRKVSRSGHDDAIWAKFQESIHYHESEFTDADGYKRLAERLDAIDRDRGGKGNRLFYVASAPEFFDDILTQLKGAGLNKAKDGCWSRVIVEKPFGTDLATAQHLNQVVNRTFHEKDTYRIDHYLGKETAQNIMVLRFANAIFEPLWNSRYISHVQVTCAENLGMEGGRGGYYDKSGALRDMVQNHLLQLLSLITMEPPTDLSADGVRDEKVKVIRSLRQWDTPEKVAQNVVRAQYTAGHVDGQPRPGYREEDRVDPESMTESYVAVRLMIDTWRWSGVPFYIRMGKQLPKKATEISIHFKDAPCVLFNALPGGVPGANVLVLRIQPDEGISLRMVSKIPGTSLRLEPVKMDFHYATSFGKGSPEAYERLLLDAMAGDATLFARRDEVEEAWRFIDHIEHAWHQSSTPPPMAEYVAGSWGPKEADELLQQDGHTWRRL; via the coding sequence ATGACGAATCCGTTTCGCGAAGACCTCGTCTCCCGCTCGCGCCCCGAGCCCTGCACCGTCGTGATCTTCGGTGCCACCGGAGACCTCACCCATCGCAAGCTGGTGCCGGCGATCTACAACCTCGTGATCGACGGCGAACTGCCGCCTGGCGTGAAGATCCTCGGCTTCGCCCGTCGCGAGAAGAGCGATGAGGAATTCCGCAAGGGGCTCGAAGAGCTGAACCGCAAGGTTTCCCGCTCCGGACACGACGATGCGATCTGGGCGAAGTTTCAGGAAAGCATCCATTACCACGAGAGCGAGTTCACCGATGCCGATGGCTACAAGCGCCTCGCCGAGCGGCTCGATGCGATCGACCGCGATCGCGGCGGGAAGGGGAATCGGCTGTTCTATGTGGCCTCCGCCCCGGAATTCTTCGACGACATCCTGACCCAGCTCAAGGGTGCCGGACTCAACAAGGCAAAGGACGGCTGCTGGTCACGAGTCATCGTCGAAAAGCCCTTCGGCACCGACCTCGCGACTGCCCAGCACCTCAACCAAGTGGTGAACCGGACCTTCCACGAAAAGGACACCTACCGGATCGACCACTATCTCGGGAAGGAGACCGCGCAGAACATCATGGTGCTGCGCTTCGCCAACGCGATCTTCGAGCCCCTTTGGAACAGCCGCTATATTTCCCACGTCCAGGTCACTTGCGCCGAGAACCTCGGTATGGAAGGCGGCCGCGGCGGTTACTACGACAAGTCCGGCGCGCTGCGCGATATGGTGCAGAATCATCTGCTCCAGCTCCTGAGCCTAATCACGATGGAGCCGCCGACGGACCTCAGTGCCGATGGCGTGCGCGATGAAAAGGTGAAGGTCATCCGCTCGCTGCGACAATGGGACACTCCCGAGAAGGTCGCCCAGAACGTGGTCCGTGCCCAATATACTGCCGGCCATGTCGACGGGCAGCCCCGTCCTGGATACCGCGAGGAAGATCGTGTGGATCCGGAGAGCATGACCGAGAGCTACGTCGCCGTACGCCTGATGATCGATACCTGGCGCTGGAGCGGCGTGCCGTTCTACATTCGCATGGGCAAGCAATTGCCGAAGAAGGCGACCGAGATCTCGATCCACTTCAAGGATGCACCCTGTGTGCTCTTTAATGCGCTGCCCGGTGGCGTTCCCGGCGCGAACGTGCTCGTCCTTCGCATCCAGCCTGACGAGGGCATCTCGCTGCGCATGGTTTCCAAGATCCCTGGCACCAGCCTGCGCCTGGAGCCGGTGAAGATGGACTTCCACTACGCCACCAGCTTCGGCAAGGGCAGCCCGGAAGCCTATGAGCGCCTGCTGCTCGATGCGATGGCCGGCGATGCCACGCTCTTCGCCCGCCGCGACGAGGTGGAAGAGGCATGGCGCTTCATCGATCACATCGAGCACGCCTGGCACCAGAGCTCAACCCCGCCGCCGATGGCCGAATACGTCGCCGGAAGCTGGGGTCCGAAGGAAGCCGATGAACTGCTCCAGCAGGATGGTCACACGTGGCGGAGACTGTGA
- a CDS encoding GreA/GreB family elongation factor — protein sequence MHPDLAKLLEAGRINQAVATRLDQLAPGRFCLHKAWGAGKVIEWDLPGKKVTIDFEQSSGQVMDLQFAIQRTETLDDGDFRAKKVEQLEELRALSKSDPVELVVHLLASHGGTMTVDALEKELSGAVIAADDFRKWWESAKRSLRESKRVVVPSRRTDPLSLRSGDMSPAEALVSDFEQARDLKTMAKALEAITGDLALFKADTAALQRLLAGINETAAKNVRISLGPALELLSARDEMVRAFDDMDLPAESLRLSDLLASEENRLADALNGLASARQRAIYEEFPAAFGDRWVDVLTFIFDKVGTRGVAEIAKLLEERGEMKRLSTHLVSALARRSLGTDALIWVCRERDSTASGVFSGEVGACILNLLETDHLSDGPRKTTRLQSLLSDDKELLGDIVGSMDVNEARNFGRRLMECPVFNDLDRKSLMARVIKARPETGELVAGRGGKKEEELLVSWASLEKKKAELDDIINVRIPQNRKDITIAREYGDLRENFEYKSSKDQQKYLNNRKAELQRDISRARGTDFKGVDPSMVNVGTIVNLATAEGKQMTYTVLGAWDSDPEKAELSYLSELGAALLNKKIGDTVEVRDENAPVTHSYIIQSIVAVNP from the coding sequence ATGCATCCCGATTTGGCGAAACTGCTCGAGGCCGGAAGAATCAACCAAGCCGTTGCAACCCGTCTCGACCAGCTTGCCCCCGGACGATTCTGCCTTCACAAGGCATGGGGGGCTGGAAAAGTGATCGAGTGGGACCTTCCCGGAAAGAAGGTCACGATCGACTTCGAGCAAAGCAGCGGCCAGGTCATGGACCTCCAGTTCGCCATCCAGCGGACGGAGACGCTCGATGACGGGGACTTCCGGGCAAAGAAGGTCGAGCAGCTCGAAGAGCTCCGCGCTCTCTCAAAATCCGATCCGGTCGAACTCGTTGTCCACCTGCTCGCCAGCCATGGCGGCACCATGACCGTCGACGCACTGGAGAAGGAACTCTCCGGCGCGGTCATTGCGGCCGACGATTTCCGCAAGTGGTGGGAGTCCGCGAAGCGATCCCTGCGCGAAAGCAAGCGGGTCGTCGTCCCGTCCCGCCGCACCGATCCACTTTCGCTCCGGTCCGGCGATATGAGCCCGGCGGAGGCGCTCGTGTCCGACTTCGAGCAGGCCCGCGACCTGAAGACGATGGCCAAGGCGCTCGAAGCGATCACCGGCGATCTGGCCCTTTTCAAGGCCGACACGGCCGCCCTGCAGCGCCTGCTTGCCGGGATCAACGAGACCGCCGCGAAGAACGTCCGGATCTCGCTCGGGCCCGCCTTGGAACTGCTGTCCGCCCGCGACGAGATGGTCCGCGCCTTCGATGACATGGATCTGCCGGCCGAGTCGCTCCGCCTTTCCGACCTCCTCGCCTCCGAGGAAAACCGGCTCGCCGACGCCCTCAATGGCCTTGCTTCTGCCCGGCAGCGCGCGATTTACGAGGAATTCCCGGCCGCCTTTGGCGATCGCTGGGTCGATGTGCTGACCTTCATCTTCGACAAGGTGGGCACCCGCGGCGTCGCGGAAATCGCCAAACTGCTGGAGGAGCGCGGCGAAATGAAGCGCCTCTCCACTCACTTGGTCTCGGCGCTGGCCCGCCGCTCGCTCGGCACCGATGCCCTGATCTGGGTCTGCCGCGAGCGCGACTCGACCGCCTCCGGCGTTTTCAGCGGCGAAGTCGGCGCGTGTATCCTCAACCTGCTCGAAACCGACCACCTCAGCGACGGCCCGCGCAAGACGACCCGTCTGCAATCGCTGCTCTCCGACGACAAGGAACTGCTCGGCGACATCGTCGGTTCGATGGATGTCAACGAAGCGCGCAATTTCGGCCGCCGCCTGATGGAGTGCCCCGTTTTCAACGACCTCGACCGCAAGAGCCTAATGGCGCGCGTGATCAAGGCCCGCCCGGAGACTGGCGAACTCGTTGCCGGTCGCGGTGGGAAGAAGGAAGAGGAGCTGTTGGTTTCTTGGGCCAGCCTTGAAAAGAAAAAGGCCGAGCTGGACGACATCATCAACGTCCGCATCCCGCAGAACCGGAAGGACATCACCATCGCCCGCGAATACGGCGACCTGCGCGAGAACTTCGAATACAAGTCCTCCAAGGACCAACAGAAGTACCTCAACAACCGCAAGGCCGAGCTCCAGCGCGACATCTCCCGCGCCCGTGGCACCGACTTCAAGGGGGTGGACCCCTCGATGGTCAACGTGGGCACCATCGTCAATCTCGCGACTGCAGAAGGGAAGCAGATGACTTACACCGTGCTTGGCGCGTGGGACTCGGATCCCGAAAAGGCCGAGCTTTCCTACCTCTCCGAGCTTGGCGCCGCCCTGCTCAACAAGAAAATCGGCGATACCGTGGAAGTCCGCGACGAGAACGCGCCGGTCACGCACTCCTACATCATCCAGTCGATCGTCGCGGTGAATCCGTGA
- a CDS encoding RNA polymerase sigma factor: MFCRGTAPDAEPTRNFLLAGRFDPVIMEAALTFPPIHMPVSRPMPASDSADGDDVDVALMHRIAEGDERAFRQLVERHQNAVVGTVARMLNDPTEAEDIAQLAFLRVWKHAKRWRPDAKFTTYLFTITRNLVFNETRRRSRRKEVSTDEREEESGFQMAGETRHEPPEEAMKLEMHQQIDRAISTLPEAQRTAVILYSYESMPYEDIAKVLKTSVSSVKSLLFRARTTLREKLASYMAE; encoded by the coding sequence GTGTTCTGCCGCGGAACGGCTCCGGATGCGGAACCGACCCGCAACTTCCTGCTCGCCGGACGGTTTGACCCGGTGATCATGGAAGCCGCACTGACCTTCCCGCCGATCCACATGCCCGTTTCCCGCCCGATGCCAGCCAGTGACAGCGCGGACGGGGATGACGTGGACGTGGCTCTGATGCACCGCATCGCGGAAGGCGATGAGCGGGCCTTCCGTCAATTGGTAGAGCGCCACCAGAATGCCGTCGTCGGCACGGTGGCCCGGATGCTCAATGACCCGACCGAGGCCGAGGATATTGCCCAGCTCGCATTCCTGCGGGTGTGGAAGCATGCCAAGCGCTGGCGACCGGACGCCAAGTTCACGACCTACCTCTTCACCATCACCCGCAATCTCGTCTTCAACGAGACCCGCCGCCGCTCGCGCCGGAAAGAGGTTTCGACCGACGAACGCGAGGAGGAAAGCGGCTTCCAGATGGCCGGCGAGACCCGCCACGAGCCACCCGAGGAGGCGATGAAGCTCGAAATGCACCAGCAGATCGACCGCGCCATCTCAACGCTGCCAGAAGCACAGCGCACCGCGGTGATTCTCTACAGCTACGAGTCCATGCCCTACGAGGACATCGCGAAGGTCCTGAAGACCTCGGTGTCGTCGGTGAAGAGCCTGCTCTTCCGCGCGCGGACCACGCTTCGCGAGAAGCTGGCGAGCTACATGGCGGAGTGA
- a CDS encoding glucose-6-phosphate dehydrogenase assembly protein OpcA: protein MTTLSMHPELGREVSVGSIDKELRKLWEEDEARTNASLMNLAVYSEAPGALEKNSAAIRELTAEHSCRAILVGIDRSAPEASIRAWITAHCHLSHGRKSICCEQIAFALTGKATGRLRNTVFAHLASDLPLILWWQGELSPRFEDRLYSLVDRFVFDSSEWADPKESFARIADAIQNATRELVVQDLSWTRCFQFRVSVAALFDDPLVLAALPEIDTVEIVYHPDNRQTALQMLAWLAVQSGWRDGLELDLVVQRRNGNKEGFSFEGSGGKAIIATLTADEASAPLGLVKLSGGGVAVSVSRGAGASYLTRRIEAPGHVIEAPGPVDPDTPASLIGEQLARGGKNTLFQKIMPKFRQLLER, encoded by the coding sequence ATGACCACCCTTTCCATGCATCCCGAGCTCGGCCGCGAGGTTTCTGTCGGTTCCATCGACAAGGAACTGCGGAAGCTGTGGGAGGAAGACGAGGCGCGCACGAATGCCTCGCTGATGAATTTGGCAGTCTATTCCGAGGCACCCGGTGCCTTGGAGAAGAATTCCGCGGCGATCCGCGAGCTGACTGCCGAGCACTCTTGCCGCGCGATTCTTGTCGGCATCGATCGTAGCGCTCCCGAGGCATCGATCCGCGCGTGGATCACCGCCCATTGCCATCTTTCCCATGGGAGGAAGTCCATCTGCTGTGAGCAGATTGCTTTTGCCCTCACGGGAAAGGCCACTGGCCGGCTTCGCAACACGGTGTTCGCCCACCTCGCGTCCGATCTGCCGCTGATCCTGTGGTGGCAGGGCGAACTCTCGCCGCGCTTTGAAGACCGCCTCTACAGCCTGGTGGATCGCTTCGTCTTCGATAGCTCCGAGTGGGCGGATCCGAAGGAGTCCTTCGCCCGGATTGCCGATGCAATCCAGAACGCGACCCGGGAACTGGTGGTGCAGGATCTTTCGTGGACGCGCTGCTTCCAGTTCCGCGTCTCCGTGGCCGCTCTTTTCGACGACCCGCTGGTGCTCGCAGCACTGCCGGAGATCGACACCGTGGAGATCGTCTATCATCCGGACAACCGCCAGACCGCCCTGCAGATGCTCGCTTGGCTCGCCGTCCAATCCGGCTGGCGCGATGGCTTGGAACTCGACCTCGTCGTGCAGCGCCGCAATGGAAACAAGGAGGGCTTCTCTTTCGAAGGTTCGGGCGGCAAGGCGATCATCGCCACGCTCACGGCGGATGAGGCCTCAGCACCGCTTGGCTTGGTGAAGCTATCGGGCGGTGGCGTGGCTGTTTCGGTTTCACGCGGTGCCGGTGCATCCTACCTGACGCGGCGCATTGAAGCGCCGGGCCATGTCATCGAGGCCCCGGGACCCGTCGATCCGGACACGCCGGCGAGCTTGATCGGCGAGCAGCTTGCCCGCGGCGGGAAGAACACGCTGTTCCAGAAGATCATGCCGAAGTTCCGGCAGTTGTTAGAGCGGTGA
- a CDS encoding 3-deoxy-D-manno-octulosonic acid transferase, with the protein MLFPLVLALYRLLLPLYLLVALPGWLVRMGQRGGFGSGLRERFSIYRPPLEDEPCGQVHLHSVSVGETMIAVKLIRAWQAREPGKRFVLAVGTATGHAVAVEAALPGVRVTYAPVDFRLCVKRYLDRFEPIQIVLVEGEMWPHLMLACQKRGIPVRLVNARMSPRSERRYRKLAPAVRPVFGLLDLVAAQEPADRDRWQALGVAADRVHVTGSSKFDPGAAVKPAQRPEFAAMLDAFGRDRSVVLAASTHAGEEAWLGKVVREAGALFAVVPRHAERRAEVSADLEKEGLEVVLRSAFQSPRNPARACLVIDSTGELRDWTAHATVVVIGKSILGIGGQNPAEAILARRPVMFGPHMENFEPLVSSLVATGGAIRFRDAAELKSALDRLLDDPALRATTCDAASEVLHGHDGATGRILDLLQRPL; encoded by the coding sequence ATGTTGTTCCCGCTGGTTCTGGCGCTCTACCGCCTGCTGTTGCCCCTTTATCTGTTGGTGGCGCTGCCGGGGTGGTTAGTGCGGATGGGACAGCGCGGTGGCTTCGGCAGCGGCTTGCGCGAGCGCTTCTCGATTTACCGGCCGCCGTTGGAAGACGAGCCGTGCGGCCAGGTCCACCTGCACTCGGTGAGCGTGGGAGAAACGATGATCGCGGTGAAGCTGATCCGTGCGTGGCAGGCTCGGGAGCCGGGCAAGCGGTTCGTGCTCGCGGTCGGCACCGCCACCGGCCACGCGGTTGCGGTGGAAGCGGCATTGCCGGGAGTGCGAGTGACCTACGCCCCCGTCGATTTTCGCCTCTGCGTGAAGCGCTACCTCGACCGCTTCGAGCCCATCCAGATCGTGCTGGTAGAGGGGGAAATGTGGCCGCACCTGATGCTGGCGTGTCAGAAGCGCGGCATCCCGGTGCGGTTGGTGAATGCCCGCATGTCGCCCCGCTCCGAGCGCCGCTACCGCAAGCTCGCGCCGGCGGTGCGGCCGGTCTTCGGCCTGCTCGATCTCGTTGCTGCACAGGAGCCGGCTGACCGGGATCGCTGGCAGGCGCTGGGCGTAGCAGCTGATAGGGTTCACGTCACCGGAAGTTCGAAATTCGATCCCGGAGCGGCGGTGAAACCGGCACAGCGTCCTGAATTTGCTGCCATGCTCGACGCATTCGGCCGAGACCGTTCCGTCGTGCTGGCGGCCAGCACCCACGCTGGCGAGGAGGCTTGGCTCGGCAAGGTCGTCCGGGAAGCCGGCGCGCTTTTCGCCGTGGTGCCCCGCCATGCCGAACGCCGGGCCGAGGTGAGCGCGGATTTGGAGAAAGAGGGCCTTGAGGTCGTCCTGAGGTCCGCCTTCCAGTCGCCGCGGAATCCGGCCCGAGCCTGCCTGGTCATCGACAGCACCGGCGAACTCCGTGATTGGACCGCCCACGCGACGGTGGTGGTGATCGGCAAGAGCATCCTCGGGATCGGCGGCCAGAATCCCGCCGAGGCCATCCTTGCGCGGCGTCCCGTAATGTTCGGCCCACACATGGAGAACTTCGAGCCGCTGGTCTCGTCGCTCGTCGCCACCGGTGGGGCAATCCGTTTTCGCGATGCCGCCGAACTGAAATCGGCGCTCGACCGACTGCTTGACGATCCTGCGCTTCGTGCCACCACCTGTGATGCCGCGTCGGAGGTTCTCCATGGCCACGACGGGGCTACCGGACGCATCCTGGATCTTCTGCAAAGGCCGCTCTGA